In Rahnella variigena, one DNA window encodes the following:
- a CDS encoding outer membrane usher protein: MRQVLYHAGAWLRRCPVALMVTLAFQGAEGYAADAIEFNTDVLDISDRSHIDLSQFSQAGYIMPGEYQMVIRLNKAELPEQTLAFIKPDNDPQGSQVCLTPQVIAQLGLKASALRDLKWWHSGQCLDNASLPGVSARAVLGESALYLNVPQAYLEYTADNWDPPARWDDGIAGGIFDYNLNGQSSRFTGASRRDVQSLSGNGTTGFNLGAWRFRADWQGQYNHTRGSMNNTQRDWQWSRYYAWRAIPSLKSKLMLGENYLNSGMFDSFRYTGTSMESDDNMLPPNLRGYAPEVVGVAKTNAKVTVSQQGRVIHETTVAAGPFRIQDLNTAVSGTLDVKVQEQDGTSQSFQVDTASIPYLTRPGSVRYKLAFGKPSDYRHDSQGPGFATGEFSWGVNNGWSLYGGSLLADDYHALAAGIGRDLLALGALSFDVTQSHAELPRDNTKTGSSWRLSYSKRFDEYDSQVTFAGYRFSQRDFMSMSEYLNVRYHGIVGNNNKELYTIAFNKQFRSLGLSAYANYSHQTYWNRPDNDSYNLSLSRYFDAWRFKNVSLNLSAYRTLYNNTSDDGMYLSLSLPWGNSSTLNFDSQAGSTGNSTTVGYFERLDSNNSYRVKAGAGSRGNAVGSGYFTHQGNNAEMSVNTSYEGSRYHSVGLSAQGGITGTTEGIALHRVSTMGGTRMMVDTSGVSGVPVRGYGGVTETNRFGKAVVSDISSYYRSSVSVDVNKLADDVEATRSVVQGTLTEGAIGLRRFGVIAGEKAMVTIRLADGTTPPFGAVVMGLGGHQAGIVNDGGQVWLTGMNAGESMRVVWDGKTQCELSLPKPLPTAPDNLMLLCQSVRA, from the coding sequence ATGAGGCAGGTTTTATATCACGCCGGCGCATGGCTGCGCCGTTGTCCTGTAGCGCTGATGGTGACGCTGGCTTTTCAGGGGGCAGAGGGATACGCGGCAGACGCAATAGAATTCAACACGGATGTCCTGGATATTAGTGACCGTTCACACATCGACCTTAGCCAGTTTTCTCAGGCAGGGTACATCATGCCGGGTGAGTATCAGATGGTTATCCGTCTGAACAAAGCCGAGCTGCCGGAGCAAACGTTAGCGTTTATTAAACCGGATAACGATCCTCAGGGCAGCCAAGTGTGCCTTACGCCACAGGTCATTGCTCAACTGGGTTTAAAAGCTTCTGCTTTGCGCGATCTCAAGTGGTGGCACAGCGGGCAATGTCTGGATAACGCGAGCCTGCCGGGGGTAAGCGCGCGGGCAGTTCTGGGCGAAAGCGCGCTCTACCTGAATGTTCCCCAGGCATATCTGGAATATACCGCTGACAACTGGGATCCGCCCGCTCGCTGGGATGACGGTATTGCCGGGGGAATTTTTGATTACAACCTTAACGGACAGTCGTCGCGTTTTACCGGCGCGAGCCGCAGGGATGTCCAGTCGCTCAGCGGCAACGGAACCACAGGGTTTAACCTGGGTGCCTGGCGTTTTCGCGCCGACTGGCAGGGGCAGTACAACCATACCCGTGGCTCCATGAACAACACGCAGCGTGACTGGCAGTGGAGCCGCTACTACGCCTGGCGGGCGATCCCCTCGTTAAAATCGAAGCTGATGCTCGGTGAGAACTACCTCAATTCCGGCATGTTCGACAGTTTCCGCTACACCGGAACCAGCATGGAGTCTGATGACAATATGCTGCCACCAAACCTGCGCGGTTACGCGCCGGAAGTCGTCGGCGTGGCAAAAACCAACGCTAAAGTGACCGTTAGCCAGCAGGGACGGGTTATCCATGAAACCACGGTCGCCGCAGGGCCGTTTCGGATTCAGGATTTGAACACCGCCGTTTCGGGCACTCTGGATGTGAAGGTTCAGGAGCAGGATGGCACTTCGCAAAGTTTTCAGGTGGATACGGCAAGCATTCCCTATCTTACGCGCCCGGGCAGCGTGCGATACAAACTCGCCTTCGGTAAACCTTCAGATTACCGGCACGATAGCCAAGGGCCGGGGTTTGCCACCGGCGAATTCTCTTGGGGGGTGAATAACGGATGGTCATTGTATGGCGGGAGTTTGCTGGCCGACGACTATCACGCGCTGGCGGCAGGGATTGGCCGCGATTTGCTGGCGTTAGGGGCGCTTTCATTTGACGTCACTCAGTCCCATGCGGAACTGCCAAGGGACAACACCAAAACGGGCAGCTCGTGGCGTCTTAGCTATTCCAAACGTTTTGACGAATACGACAGCCAGGTCACCTTTGCGGGCTATCGCTTTTCTCAGCGCGACTTTATGAGCATGAGCGAATATCTGAACGTGCGCTATCACGGCATCGTCGGTAACAACAATAAAGAGTTGTATACCATCGCTTTCAACAAGCAGTTCCGTAGTCTGGGCCTGAGTGCCTATGCGAACTATAGCCACCAAACCTACTGGAACCGCCCGGATAACGATAGTTACAACCTCTCCCTGTCGCGCTATTTCGATGCCTGGCGTTTTAAAAACGTCAGCCTCAACCTGTCGGCCTATCGAACGCTTTATAACAACACTAGCGATGACGGCATGTATCTCAGCCTGTCATTGCCGTGGGGTAACAGCAGCACGTTGAATTTCGACAGCCAGGCGGGCAGCACGGGTAATAGCACTACGGTGGGGTATTTCGAACGCCTCGATAGCAATAACAGCTATCGGGTCAAGGCCGGAGCGGGCAGCAGAGGCAATGCGGTTGGCAGCGGTTACTTCACCCATCAGGGGAATAACGCGGAAATGAGCGTCAACACCAGCTACGAAGGTAGCCGCTATCACTCCGTCGGCCTTTCTGCTCAGGGCGGCATAACCGGCACCACGGAAGGCATTGCGTTACACCGCGTAAGCACAATGGGGGGAACGCGAATGATGGTCGATACCTCGGGCGTCAGCGGCGTTCCGGTGCGGGGATACGGTGGTGTTACCGAGACTAACCGGTTTGGAAAAGCCGTCGTGTCGGACATCAGCAGCTACTACCGAAGCAGCGTTAGCGTGGACGTCAACAAGCTGGCGGATGATGTTGAGGCTACGCGCTCGGTGGTGCAGGGCACCCTGACCGAAGGCGCGATCGGTCTGCGTCGCTTCGGCGTTATTGCCGGGGAAAAAGCGATGGTCACCATCCGTCTTGCGGACGGCACTACGCCCCCGTTTGGTGCAGTAGTTATGGGGCTCGGCGGTCATCAGGCTGGGATCGTTAACGATGGCGGCCAGGTTTGGCTAACCGGAATGAATGCCGGAGAATCGATGCGCGTGGTATGGGATGGGAAAACCCAGTGCGAGCTGAGTCTGCCGAAACCCTTGCCCACGGCCCCCGATAATCTAATGCTGCTGTGCCAAAGCGTACGGGCTTAA
- a CDS encoding fimbrial protein — protein sequence MNSSVSFVVPSLLVWLVLCLASSGALAKNAADQGHGKVSMQGSIIDTPCAIAVASREQVIDLMTIPLEQVIRDGGGPSKPFSIHLENCAFEQLIPNQQDWSHFMVTFDGPVTDGELFALHGGARGIGLEISDATGNRMQPGIASQAGLLQPGAMRLDYSLRLVGNHQKLRAGAYSTTVRFKLDYF from the coding sequence ATGAATAGCAGTGTTTCGTTTGTAGTGCCCTCCCTGCTGGTGTGGCTTGTGCTATGCCTGGCCTCCTCAGGTGCGCTGGCGAAGAATGCGGCGGATCAGGGGCATGGAAAGGTAAGCATGCAGGGTTCGATCATCGACACACCCTGCGCGATCGCCGTGGCCAGTCGGGAACAGGTGATTGATCTGATGACTATTCCACTGGAACAAGTCATCCGTGACGGTGGTGGCCCTTCTAAGCCATTCAGTATTCATCTGGAAAATTGCGCCTTTGAGCAGTTGATTCCTAACCAGCAGGACTGGTCGCATTTCATGGTGACCTTTGATGGTCCCGTTACCGACGGCGAGCTGTTTGCTCTCCACGGTGGCGCTCGAGGTATCGGGTTAGAGATTTCTGATGCCACAGGAAACCGTATGCAGCCCGGCATTGCTTCGCAGGCGGGCCTGCTGCAGCCCGGTGCCATGCGCCTTGATTACTCACTACGTTTGGTGGGCAACCATCAAAAACTACGGGCCGGGGCTTACTCCACTACCGTGCGTTTTAAACTGGATTACTTTTGA